In one Anaerolineae bacterium genomic region, the following are encoded:
- a CDS encoding transposase family protein: protein MAGASLVEHFSELTDPRVERTRWHKLVDIVAITLCATICGADNWVDIA from the coding sequence ATGGCTGGAGCGAGTCTAGTGGAGCACTTCTCGGAGCTGACCGATCCTCGGGTGGAGCGCACCCGCTGGCACAAGCTAGTGGATATCGTGGCCATCACCCTTTGTGCCACCATCTGCGGGGCCGACAACTGGGTGGATATCGCCC
- a CDS encoding hemerythrin — protein sequence MQATEQLKTEHNAIKLMLRVLDAVADRLERGDSVDAADVNAIVEFIRVFADRCHHGKEEDHLFPALERAGLPRDGGPVGVMLAEHDLGREFVRGLAEGASRLSDGSSEAAAQVVRNARGYADLLRQHIDKEDNILYEIADFHLDAREDARLVEEFERVERERVGPGRHEEFHQLLHDLRDRYLS from the coding sequence ATGCAGGCTACCGAACAACTGAAGACCGAGCACAATGCCATCAAGTTAATGCTTCGAGTGTTGGACGCTGTTGCCGATCGGCTGGAGCGGGGGGACTCGGTAGACGCGGCCGATGTCAACGCCATCGTCGAGTTCATCCGCGTGTTCGCCGACCGTTGCCACCACGGCAAGGAGGAGGATCACCTCTTCCCCGCCCTCGAGCGGGCAGGTCTGCCCCGCGACGGTGGCCCCGTAGGGGTGATGTTAGCCGAGCACGACCTGGGTCGGGAGTTCGTCCGGGGACTGGCCGAAGGTGCCTCCCGCCTGAGTGACGGCAGTTCCGAGGCCGCGGCTCAGGTGGTCCGCAATGCACGCGGCTACGCCGATCTTCTGCGTCAGCACATAGACAAGGAAGACAACATCCTCTATGAGATCGCCGACTTTCACCTGGATGCCCGAGAGGATGCGCGCCTGGTGGAGGAGTTCGAGCGAGTGGAACGGGAGCGGGTGGGGCCGGGCAGGCACGAGGAGTTCCATCAGCTGCTGCACGACCTGCGAGATCGCTATCTGAGTTGA
- a CDS encoding FAD-dependent oxidoreductase, with amino-acid sequence MKELVIVGGGPAGMAAGIYIGRYRRDAVLLTEELGGQLALITELDNYPGFPQGTSGPTLAALMQQQVERFGMEFRFDRVLSVDFSRQPLTLFTEAGKVETRAVILATGTAPRKLEVPGEDRFLGQGISYCATCDGFFYRGKEVAVVGGGNYAVEEALALTRFATHITIIPEREALWAVPELQERVAQRQDVTVLANAEVTEVLGNQTVAGIRVRDRTTGATRDVPVEGVFVYRGRSPNSGFVADWLERDERGYIVAEESGATAVPGVFVAGSVRRGTPGQVATCVGSGATAALTAERFVAQ; translated from the coding sequence ATGAAGGAGTTAGTGATCGTGGGAGGAGGGCCGGCCGGCATGGCGGCTGGCATCTACATCGGCCGGTACCGCCGGGATGCGGTGTTGCTCACCGAGGAGTTGGGCGGGCAGCTGGCTCTCATCACCGAGCTGGACAACTATCCTGGCTTCCCTCAGGGCACCAGTGGCCCCACCCTGGCGGCGCTCATGCAGCAGCAGGTGGAGCGCTTCGGCATGGAGTTCCGCTTCGATCGGGTCCTCAGTGTGGACTTCTCCCGCCAGCCGCTCACCTTGTTCACCGAGGCGGGCAAGGTGGAGACGCGGGCGGTGATCCTGGCCACCGGCACGGCTCCGCGCAAGCTCGAGGTGCCGGGGGAGGACAGGTTCCTGGGGCAGGGCATCTCCTACTGCGCCACGTGCGATGGCTTCTTCTATCGCGGCAAGGAGGTGGCCGTCGTTGGCGGTGGCAACTACGCTGTCGAGGAGGCTCTGGCTCTAACCCGGTTTGCCACCCACATCACCATCATCCCGGAACGGGAGGCCCTGTGGGCAGTGCCCGAACTCCAGGAGCGAGTGGCACAGCGTCAAGACGTGACAGTGCTCGCCAACGCCGAGGTCACCGAGGTGCTGGGCAACCAGACGGTCGCCGGCATCAGAGTCCGAGACCGGACCACCGGAGCCACGCGCGATGTGCCGGTGGAAGGCGTATTCGTGTACCGCGGCCGGTCCCCCAACAGCGGCTTCGTGGCGGACTGGCTGGAGCGGGACGAGCGCGGATACATCGTAGCCGAGGAGTCAGGCGCTACCGCCGTCCCCGGGGTCTTCGTAGCGGGATCGGTCCGTCGGGGGACGCCAGGCCAAGTGGCGACATGTGTGGGGTCTGGGGCCACGGCCGCGCTCACGGCAGAGAGGTTCGTCGCCCAGTAG
- a CDS encoding type II toxin-antitoxin system VapC family toxin, with amino-acid sequence MARLLLDTSAIYATVVRQDRNHEAAARLFREQVQSGRGFVILDLVFAESLTLMKARWGAQAAVRAGKRLREPTVFQWRSLSPVREQQTWRTFERYQGEDWSYTDCAVLALARQLGHSEVSTFDRHFGQVPGVIPVPGLQWGPVVQPLVGPLGSP; translated from the coding sequence GTGGCTCGCCTTCTACTCGACACCTCCGCCATCTACGCCACTGTGGTCCGTCAGGACCGGAACCACGAGGCTGCGGCACGCCTCTTCCGCGAGCAGGTCCAGAGCGGTAGGGGCTTCGTTATCCTGGACCTTGTGTTTGCCGAATCCCTCACTCTGATGAAGGCGCGCTGGGGTGCGCAGGCTGCAGTCCGTGCAGGTAAGAGGCTGCGCGAGCCCACGGTGTTCCAGTGGCGGTCCCTTTCACCCGTACGCGAGCAGCAGACCTGGCGCACGTTCGAGCGATACCAGGGCGAGGACTGGTCATACACAGACTGCGCTGTACTGGCTCTGGCTCGACAGCTGGGCCACTCAGAAGTGTCTACCTTCGATAGGCACTTCGGTCAGGTGCCTGGCGTCATTCCCGTTCCAGGGCTTCAGTGGGGACCTGTCGTCCAGCCATTGGTAGGCCCCCTGGGGTCTCCTTAG
- a CDS encoding DNA polymerase subunit beta has translation MTGQIDIPWGELPALCRKWRVRELSLFGSALREDFSPESDVDVLVSFDPGAPWDLWDLIEMQGDLERLFARPVDLVEREVLRNPWRREEILRTRRVLLGSWAGNAA, from the coding sequence ATGACGGGTCAGATTGACATTCCTTGGGGAGAGCTTCCGGCGCTCTGTCGCAAATGGCGGGTCCGGGAGCTGTCGCTGTTCGGATCCGCTCTGCGGGAGGACTTCTCGCCAGAGAGCGATGTGGATGTGCTGGTCAGCTTCGATCCCGGTGCGCCTTGGGACCTGTGGGACCTAATCGAGATGCAGGGGGATCTAGAGCGGCTCTTCGCCCGGCCTGTGGATCTAGTGGAGCGCGAGGTCCTGCGGAATCCGTGGCGCCGGGAGGAGATCCTGCGGACAAGGCGGGTGCTACTGGGGAGTTGGGCTGGGAACGCGGCGTAA